CGCGCGATTGCGTAAGCAGCAGGTCCGTGTTGGGATCGGTTTTGAGATCGAAATCGACCAGCAACGACGTTTGCTGGTTGGCCGTCGCATTCAGAGAGTACATGTAGGTCATGTCGTCCACGCCGTTCACTTGCTGCTCGATAGGCGTTGCGACCGCATCCTCGAGTGTCTTGGCATCAGCGCCCGGGTAATTGGCTTGCAACCTGATTTCGGGTGGCGCAATGTTCGGAAACTGAGCCACCGGCAGAGTCGCAATAGTAACTGCGCCGACAATCACCATCAGGATCGCGATGACCATCGCTACAATGGGTCGTTCGATAAAGAATTTGGACATGGTTCTTTTCCTTTGCGCGTTGACGCCTCAGCAGTCAGCGTTCACTCGACGTTGCCCTTGAACGGTTTCGTTTGCACCGACATTCCAGGCCGGAGGTTCTGCTGACCTTCGACAACCACGCGTTCACCGGGATTCAATCCACTCTGGATGACCCACATCGCGTCAGTGCGCTGTCCGACTTGCACCGGACGCATGCTGACGCGGTTGTCCTTATCCACAACAGCAACGAGATAGCTGCCCTGCTGCTCATTGACAGCAGCCTGGGGAATGAGCGTGGCGTTCTGCTGCTTCTGGATCATGGCTCGAATTTTGCCGTACTGCCCGGGACGCAGAACGTTGCCGGGATTTGGAAACAGGGCAGCGAGCTGAATGGCTCCGGTGTTCTGATTTACCTGGCGATCGGCGAAATAGAATTCGCCTTCCTGTGGGTACGTGGTTCCATCGGCGAGTATCAGTCGCAGCTTCCAGTGATCTTTGTCTGAGTTTGAGAACCGCCTCTGAAGCGAGAGGTATTCCTGCTCGCTAACGGTGAAGTAGTCTCGGATGGGATCGAGCGTAGAGACTGTAGTCAATGGGCCACTGCTGGTACTGACCAGGTCGCCGACCTGCGCCTGTGCGATGCCGGCGATGCCGTCGATTGGCGAAACCACTCGGGTAAAACTGAGATTGATCGCAGCGCTTTCAACCGCGGCCTGGTTGGTCTTAATTTGAGCCTTCGCAGAAGCGATTGCTGCTTCTGCGGCCCGCACCTGAGCCTTGTTTGCAAGATTCGTCTGCGACGCATTATCGAAATCCTGCGTGCTTACGGCATCGACTTTGGCCAGCGGTCCGTACTTCTCTACATCCAACTGGCTCTTGAGCTGATTTGCGTCCGAAGTAGCGCGCTGCGCCTCAGCATGAATCAGCTGTGCCTGCGCCTGATCTAACTGGCCCTTTGACTGGTCGAGTGCCGCTTGGAATGTGCGAGGGTCGATCTCAAAGAGAACTTGTCCCTTGTGGACGAACGATCCTTCCTTATAGTTCCGAGCAAGCAGGTACCCCGTAACTTGCGCTTTAACATCGGCATTGACTTGCCCGGCGAGAGTTCCGATCCATTCTCCATAAACGGGAACGTCCTTCTGTTCGACGGTGGCGACCTCTACGAGAGGTGATGACGGCGGTTTCACTGAGTGTAGTTTTTCACAATAAATGTCGTATTTTTATCGCGCTAAATGTCGTATTCTCCGCTTGTGAGCGATAACTCCTCCGTGAATCCGAACCCGCTCGACCCAGCGATGGAGAGGTATCGCTTGATCGAGCCTTATCTGGAAGGTGCTCAGACTCTCGCTTCAGTAGCCCTGGAAGCTGATATCACCCTCAGAACGGCACAGCGATGGGTGGAGAGGTACCGAAGAGACGGCCTTGCCTCTCTCAACCGCAAAGAGAGAATCGACCAGGGCAGTAGGCGCGTCATTTCGAATCGAATGCTAGAGACGATTGAGGGCCTCGCACTGGAGAGGCCACGAGTACCGATCACTGCGATCTATCGTGAATTGAAGGAGTTTGCCACTAAGACCGGAGAGCCACTTCCCAGCTATCCAGCGGTTTATCGAGTTGTCCGAGCGATACCCGCCAGTTTGTTGACGTTGGCTCACCAAGGCAGCAGAGTATATAGCGAGAGCTTCGATTTGGTGCACCGACGAGAGGCTTCGAAACCGAACGCGATCTGGCAGGCCGATCACGCACAACTCAGAATCAAGCTCGTTCGAGAAGATGGAACGACTGCCAGGCCTTGGCTCACCGCGGTGATCGACGACTACAGCCGTACGATTGCCGGCTATTATCTGGGCTTTGAGCCGCCTTGCGTGCTCCGCACCTCGCTAGCGTTGCGACAAGGCATCTGGCGCAAAGGCGATCCGCGCTGGCCCGTATGCGGCATCCCAGCCGTTCTTTATACGGACAACGGCTCGGATTTCACATCTCGGCACATGGAACAGGTTGCAGCGGATTTGAAGATCCAGCTAATCTTCTCAACGCCCGGACACCCGCGCGGCCGCGGTCGGATCGAGCGATTCTTCCGCACGGTAAACGATATGTTTCTGTGTACCCAAGATGGCTACCTTGGCAAAGTCCTCAGAAAACCGAGCCTAACTCTGGAGCAGCTAGACGCTCGATTCCGCTTGTTTCTGCTGGAGGAGTATCACACTCACTCCACCTCAGACCTTGGGTTTGTACCCATCACGCGGTGGGAGGGTGACGGTTTTCTGCCACGGATGCCGGATTCTCTTGAACAGCTGGACCTTCTCTTGGTCCACGAGATCAGGGAACGCAAGGTTCGACCTGACGGCATCCATTTTCATCGCCTGCGCTATCTCTCACCGACGCTGGCAGCTTACGTCGGTGAGTCCATCACGATCCGCTACGATCCACGAGATATGGGTGAAGTTCGGATCTTCTACAAGGACCGTTTCTTGTGCCGCGCTATCTCGGCCGACCTAGCCGGCGAGGCGGTACCCTTGCGCGATATCGTCCAGGCACGCACCAAACGACGCTACGAATTGCTTACTACTCTCAAGAATCGACAGAAAGCTGTCGACACCTTGCTCAGTCTGAAACGTGGTCTCAACCCGGAGGAAGTCCATGCAAGCAGCCCCGTTTCAGAAAAGCCCTTTACCCCAAAGCTCAAGCGCTACCACAACGAGTAGTGACGAGAGCTTCGTCGAAACACTGGAATACAAGCGGTTCGTTGAGTTCTGCGATGCCTGCCGTCAGTACCGATACATCGGCCTTTGCTTTGGGCCGCCGGGGGTCGGCAAGACACTCTCTGCGATCCGCTACAGCCGGAAGGAGATCATCGACAAGGTCGATCCCTGGACCGCAGAATTATCCATCGAGCCTCTACTTGACACAGTTCTTTACACGCCTTCAGTCATTAACTCGCCCTCGAGGATCGATCATGACATCCGACGTCAACGCGAGATGCTCGCCGGCTTTGCTAGACGTCCTCTCCGTCGGGAGGCTCAGGCCGCCCTTTCAGTTCTACGAGCACGGGACGAATCTCATCGGAAAGCTAATCTCGACAAACCATTACAGAAGCGGATTGAAATTTCTTTGCTGAAGCCGACATATCTGGAAGTTTTCGCCGACTTCGCAGCACGCGAGAAGGCAATGGCCGATCCGACAACCCTTTTGCTGATCGACGAGGCAGACCGTCTTCGGATGACGAGCCTAGAGCAGATTCGCGCCATCTTCGATGAGGGCAGCGCGGGCTTGGTGCTCATCGGCATGCCGGGTATCGAGAAACGGATGGCGCGCTTTCCTCAGTTCTACTCAAGAATTGGCTTCGTGCATGAGTTCCGACCGCTGGGCACGCCGGAGATGCAGGTTTTACTCGATCGCCACTGGACACCTAGCGGCGTTCACCTGCCTCAAAGCCCTTTACTGCCCGAAGTCACCGCCGCGATCATTCGGATGACAGGCGGAAATTTCCGGCTGCTAAATCGGTTGCTAGCGCAGATCGAACGCGTTCTCGTCGTCAACGGTCTCCAGGAGATCACCGCCGACGTCGTCCTCGCAGCGCGAGAAAGTCTCGTTATCGGTCAAGCCTGAATTCACAAGCCAATATTGTCATTGACCGCGATTGCGATCTCTTGCTCAGAGCCAAGGTAGCGCTCTGTCGTCTGAATCGAAGAATGACCAAGCAGAAACTTAATCTGCTCAAGATCGCCACCCGATTTACGGCAGAGTTTCGCGCATGTGCGCCGAAGATCGTGAGCCCCGAATCGTTCGATGCCGATTTGCTCCGCTGACTGTTGCACAACCGACCAGACTGCCCAATCGCTCAGGCTACTGCGGGCGACATTGCCGCCCTTCGTCACCGACCGGAAGAGCTTCCCTTCCAGTAGCTCGGCTGAATCGAGCCAAGCATTGATCGCGTTCTTGACCCAGAGGGGCACGGCGACGGTGCGGATTCGGTTGCCTTTTCCGCAAAGATCCGCAATCACCCAACGCCCTTCACGTTCTTGAAGATCCGACATCTTAAGTGTAGCTAGCTCACGCCGGCGAAGAGCACACCCAACCAGTAATGCCAGGATTGCGTAGTCGCGCTTCCCTTTCAGGGTTGAGCGATCCGGGACCTGCAACAGCTCCTTCGCTTGCTCTCGTGTAAGCCAGTTTCCCAGCCGGTTGCCACGCTGTCTCACATTCGGAATGTCTGACAAGTTCGCCGCATCCTCTGCTGAGATCAAGCCGTTGCGGCGGGCCTCTCCGACGAGTCGTCGGACAGCTGAAAGCTTGACATTGACAGTCGAGGGTGCCAGCGCATCCATCGAGGCTTTCCACTCCTGTAGCAACGCACGACTCAACGGCCGACCAGCAGAGAAAGCGAAGAGTTCATTCAGCGCCAGGGAGTAGCTCCGTCGTGTATTCGATGACGTGACAGAGTCCAGGACCATCTGCTTCAGCAGAACCTGCGCCTCAGTCAGTTCACCGTGTCCCGCAGCACTCTGTGCGGACTCTGGCGCAGCTAGAAGAAGATTATCCATCTCACCTCACGCTAGATATACGACATTTAGCGTGAAAAGAATACGACGAAGATTTCAAAAAAGAACAAGCAGCCTCGAGCAGCTGCGCTCCGTTTTCGATAAGAGCGGACTTGGCATGGTGCTGATCGGAATGCCGGGAATCGAAAAGCGCGTCGCTCGTTACCCTCAATTGTTCTCAAGAATTGGATTCGTTCACGAGTTCCGCCCACTCAGTGATGCCAACATCCAGGTTCTGCTGGAGGAACGATGGGCGCCTGTAGGAATTCACCTCCCTCTCTTGCCCCCTGATCCGGAGGTAATCGCAGCCGTCATTCGGCTCACTCGCGGCAACTTTCGCCTGCTTGTTCGCTTGCTGACACAGATGGAACGGGTCCTTGTAATCAACAAGCTTCAAACCCTATCGGTGGATGTTGTCCAAACAGCCCGCGAGAATCTGGTCATCGGGCAGGCCTGACAAGCAGCTCCAGACCTGACTGGTGTGCCAAATAATTAGGACAGAAGTTAGCCAAATAATTTGAAAAACAACAGGGCGCCGAGGCCGTTTCTTGGCAATCGGAGGGGTCGGAACCCACCTTTGGCCACCCTTTTATTTGAGTGCCATGTGTAATCGCCCGTGAGGTTGACGTGCTCCCAGCCGAGAGGAGATACGTGCTGAAGCAAGGACGGGTCCAACTGGTGGGACTTTGCCAGAAGGCTGGCAGCCCTTTCGAGATAGACCGTGGTTCAGAGCGTGATTGCCGCGACAATCAGGTTCAACCCGCTGGCTCTATGGCGCTGGTTCTCGAAGGAGCGATCGCGGATTTCGCCGAGTCTGTTGAAACAGACGGCCCGAGCCATGGCGTTGTGTGCTTCGCCCTTGTTGAGGCCAGCGGTCACACGGCGTCTTAGTGTGGGGTCTCTGAGCCACTCCAACATAAACAGGGTACGCTCGATTCTGCCAACTTCGCGAAGAGCAATGGCCAGACTGTTTTGACGGGGATAGGAGCCGAGCTTGCGAAGGATCAGGGAGGCAGTCACCATTCCCTGCTGGATCGACACGATTACGACTATTAGTTTGGCGAACCGTTCGCAGCGAATCCGTCGTGCAGGTCTCTATCTCTTTTCGTCATTCGTTTGTGGTGGTTTTGCGATCGGCGGTTGCGTCTTACTTGCAATCGATTCCGAAGGAGACGGAGTGACATCTGATTTCGTGGGAGTACCTAAGCTGCCTTTCGGATTCCAAGTGGCCACGATGCACTGCCCCGGAAGCAGCGCAACAGGGATCTCCCATTCGTCACCCCAAACTGTCGGCTCTGGTAAGAAGTTGCCGGTGGTACCGGTTGATACCTGAATCTCAAGCAGGTCCTTTGGGTATCGAATCCTGACTGTCGATTTGACAACCGTCGTAGCAGTAAAAAGCGGGATGATGGAAGAGATGGGACGGTACTCAAGAGCTTCTAGGACCGTCTTGAACCGTGACCCTGGAGGCATAAGAACAGACTTCTGAAAGAGCTTGGTGCCGTCAGCCTGAACCAGCTTTGAATTGTCCGGAGGGAATTCGTCGAAGCCACCGGAGCCTGATTCTGGTCTCACACTGACCCGCGTGATAAGCGCCTCATGCGAAGCTAGTTTAGTGGGGGCGGGATCAAGCGCCCCAATGAGAGTGTAGTACTCGCTTGAAGACCCACAGTTTTGAACAATTCCTTGAATGCGACTCGAGATTTTGAGAAGCTCTGGGAACTTATCGATGGTCGTAATCTCATACTCGATTTCCCAATCAGGCCGGATGAAAATTATTTTGAAGTAGTTCAGGAGAGATTCACGAATCGGTTCCGGCAAGTGTTGGCCAATTAGTTTAGGGGAGGCAGCTCTGACAACTTCTTGTATAAATTTTGTCTTCAACCCCTCGTCGATAATTATTCCAATTAGGCCCGCAATAATTGCGGCATCGCCAATCTTATCGCCCAACTCGAATAGTTTTTGGAAAATCACACGGACAAGGGGGTGTTGTGTCGGATCACATTGAGGCTGTATGAGGACCACTTGCTCAAAGAGCAATCGAATACAGATCAGTGCCAGACCGACCCATATGGCACGGTAGGCCAGTGCTTTATCTGCTCCACGTTTTCTTGATGAGGATGCTGGGGAGGCGTGATCCGTCCCGGAACCGACAGGGACCACCTCTGCGGGCGGAACGCTTCCTTGATCCTTCCCGGACTTTCCAGTATTCGTTGCCATGCGGCGCTTACGAAGTCTTGATTCTCATAATGCTCCTTATTTTCCTCCTGTTTGATGCGTTTGGCAAGATGTAGTCGCGATAATCTCGATAGCTCTACGATCTTGTCCCTCGGTTGTTCCATTATCATCAACCGTTTGGAAGCCGTTTGGACGCTCGCACTTAAAATCTGATATGCGCGGCGGATCGATGTACTGTGCAATGCCGTACGACATCGGTATGATGCGCATTCATGTAAATACCTGAAAATAAATAACAACCTGCGACAAGGATAGCGATCTCCAGTGCGGGCGATCTAATTGATACGTTGTTCATTTTGTTAAACTTACGATGGACAGATGACCATGACTAGGAATCAACAGGGCGGTGTGGCGAGCGCGCCATCCGGATTACTTTGCAGGTAGCCGGATTCAGGCGCGGAATGGTGCTTGAACGTCGGGCAGTCTCGGTTCGGGCCTCAAGTAGCTGATTGTCTTTGGGTTTTGAGCGAAGAACGAAGGACATATCGGTGCTGCGGACCTTCGGAGCCGATGCGCGTTGGGCTGGCACTAATCGCCGACTCGTTCGCAAGACGGCTGCCTGAGCGTTGCATCAAGATTGCACCCGCAAAAGCAGCAAATCTTTCCTGCCAGCCGCATTCGGGTTGTTTGGATCGTTCGCCGCCCATACTCAGCAAAAAGCGAATAAAAGGCGATGCATCCGCAAATTCCACACTATTCATAACAAAGTACCTAAGTCCGATAAGAAAGCTCCTGTAAAGTTGATTTCGGACGGACGACTGG
This portion of the Acidicapsa acidisoli genome encodes:
- a CDS encoding efflux RND transporter permease subunit, with the translated sequence MSKFFIERPIVAMVIAILMVIVGAVTIATLPVAQFPNIAPPEIRLQANYPGADAKTLEDAVATPIEQQVNGVDDMTYMYSLNATANQQTSLLVDFDLKTDPNTDLLLTQSREQLATGQLPPSVNSYGVTLKKSTTAPLMLIALYSPHATHDATYLANYAYINLNDPVARLYGVGQTQIFGSGQYAMRLWVKPDQLAKLG
- a CDS encoding AAA family ATPase, translating into MQAAPFQKSPLPQSSSATTTSSDESFVETLEYKRFVEFCDACRQYRYIGLCFGPPGVGKTLSAIRYSRKEIIDKVDPWTAELSIEPLLDTVLYTPSVINSPSRIDHDIRRQREMLAGFARRPLRREAQAALSVLRARDESHRKANLDKPLQKRIEISLLKPTYLEVFADFAAREKAMADPTTLLLIDEADRLRMTSLEQIRAIFDEGSAGLVLIGMPGIEKRMARFPQFYSRIGFVHEFRPLGTPEMQVLLDRHWTPSGVHLPQSPLLPEVTAAIIRMTGGNFRLLNRLLAQIERVLVVNGLQEITADVVLAARESLVIGQA
- a CDS encoding Mu transposase C-terminal domain-containing protein, which produces MIEPYLEGAQTLASVALEADITLRTAQRWVERYRRDGLASLNRKERIDQGSRRVISNRMLETIEGLALERPRVPITAIYRELKEFATKTGEPLPSYPAVYRVVRAIPASLLTLAHQGSRVYSESFDLVHRREASKPNAIWQADHAQLRIKLVREDGTTARPWLTAVIDDYSRTIAGYYLGFEPPCVLRTSLALRQGIWRKGDPRWPVCGIPAVLYTDNGSDFTSRHMEQVAADLKIQLIFSTPGHPRGRGRIERFFRTVNDMFLCTQDGYLGKVLRKPSLTLEQLDARFRLFLLEEYHTHSTSDLGFVPITRWEGDGFLPRMPDSLEQLDLLLVHEIRERKVRPDGIHFHRLRYLSPTLAAYVGESITIRYDPRDMGEVRIFYKDRFLCRAISADLAGEAVPLRDIVQARTKRRYELLTTLKNRQKAVDTLLSLKRGLNPEEVHASSPVSEKPFTPKLKRYHNE
- a CDS encoding tyrosine-type recombinase/integrase, which encodes MDNLLLAAPESAQSAAGHGELTEAQVLLKQMVLDSVTSSNTRRSYSLALNELFAFSAGRPLSRALLQEWKASMDALAPSTVNVKLSAVRRLVGEARRNGLISAEDAANLSDIPNVRQRGNRLGNWLTREQAKELLQVPDRSTLKGKRDYAILALLVGCALRRRELATLKMSDLQEREGRWVIADLCGKGNRIRTVAVPLWVKNAINAWLDSAELLEGKLFRSVTKGGNVARSSLSDWAVWSVVQQSAEQIGIERFGAHDLRRTCAKLCRKSGGDLEQIKFLLGHSSIQTTERYLGSEQEIAIAVNDNIGL
- a CDS encoding efflux RND transporter periplasmic adaptor subunit, whose amino-acid sequence is MKPPSSPLVEVATVEQKDVPVYGEWIGTLAGQVNADVKAQVTGYLLARNYKEGSFVHKGQVLFEIDPRTFQAALDQSKGQLDQAQAQLIHAEAQRATSDANQLKSQLDVEKYGPLAKVDAVSTQDFDNASQTNLANKAQVRAAEAAIASAKAQIKTNQAAVESAAINLSFTRVVSPIDGIAGIAQAQVGDLVSTSSGPLTTVSTLDPIRDYFTVSEQEYLSLQRRFSNSDKDHWKLRLILADGTTYPQEGEFYFADRQVNQNTGAIQLAALFPNPGNVLRPGQYGKIRAMIQKQQNATLIPQAAVNEQQGSYLVAVVDKDNRVSMRPVQVGQRTDAMWVIQSGLNPGERVVVEGQQNLRPGMSVQTKPFKGNVE